In a genomic window of Candidatus Binatia bacterium:
- a CDS encoding CBS domain-containing protein — translation MLVEEIMSPDPVYCGPDTDLREVARMMVKFDCGEIPVCDELGRPIGVVTDRDIVCRMVAQGTNPIGTPASRCMSRPVITARPDMTVDQAAELMEQHQVRRLPVVDDDGLCCGMLAQADLATKGPAEHVIEVMEAVSEPALALGA, via the coding sequence ATGCTCGTCGAGGAGATCATGAGCCCGGATCCGGTCTACTGCGGACCGGACACCGACCTGCGCGAGGTCGCGCGCATGATGGTGAAGTTCGACTGTGGCGAGATCCCGGTGTGCGACGAGCTGGGACGGCCGATCGGCGTCGTCACCGACCGCGACATCGTCTGCCGCATGGTCGCGCAGGGCACGAACCCGATCGGGACGCCGGCATCGCGCTGCATGTCGCGCCCGGTGATCACCGCGCGGCCCGACATGACGGTCGATCAGGCCGCGGAGCTCATGGAGCAGCACCAGGTGCGCCGCCTGCCGGTCGTCGACGACGACGGGCTGTGCTGCGGCATGCTCGCGCAGGCCGACCTCGCGACCAAGGGCCCTGCGGAGCACGTCATCGAGGTGATGGAGGCGGTGTCCGAGCCGGCGCTCGCGTTGGGGGCTTGA
- the pgl gene encoding 6-phosphogluconolactonase, with amino-acid sequence MEIRIEEDAAAVARAGAELVARAAREAIAARGAFHFAVSGGRTPWEMMRELVGEDIAWDKVHVFQVDERIAPEGDPDRNMTHLRASLLAYVRIPPGNVHAMPVERDDPEAAAADYARTLAEVVGSPPVLDLVHLGLGPDGHTASLVPGDAVLEVTDRDVAVTSSVYQGRRRMTLTYPVLERAREVMWLVDGAAKAEMLARLVAGDETIPAGRVHAVHATAIVDTLAASQLRQS; translated from the coding sequence ATGGAGATCCGCATCGAGGAGGATGCCGCGGCGGTGGCGCGCGCCGGCGCGGAGCTCGTGGCGCGGGCGGCGCGCGAGGCGATCGCGGCGCGGGGCGCGTTCCACTTCGCGGTGAGCGGCGGACGCACGCCGTGGGAGATGATGCGCGAGCTGGTCGGCGAGGACATCGCGTGGGACAAGGTGCACGTGTTCCAGGTCGACGAGCGCATCGCGCCCGAGGGCGACCCGGACCGCAACATGACGCACCTGCGCGCGAGCCTGCTCGCGTACGTTCGGATCCCACCGGGAAACGTGCACGCGATGCCGGTCGAGCGCGACGATCCGGAGGCCGCGGCCGCAGACTACGCGCGCACGCTCGCCGAAGTGGTCGGGTCGCCGCCCGTGCTCGACCTGGTGCACCTCGGCCTCGGACCCGACGGCCACACGGCGTCGCTCGTGCCCGGTGACGCGGTTCTCGAGGTCACCGACCGCGACGTCGCGGTGACGTCGAGCGTCTACCAGGGCCGGCGTCGGATGACGCTCACGTACCCCGTGCTCGAGCGCGCGCGCGAGGTGATGTGGCTGGTCGACGGCGCGGCCAAGGCGGAGATGCTCGCTCGCCTCGTCGCCGGCGACGAGACGATCCCCGCCGGTCGCGTGCACGCGGTCCATGCCACCGCGATCGTCGACACGCTCGCCGCGAGCCAGCTACGTCAGAGCTGA
- a CDS encoding efflux RND transporter periplasmic adaptor subunit produces MSAARWARGAVAAAATCLLVLGTLAARTAARAGETHVHDAATSHAHEASPPSAHAAQTPHAHEGSSAHAPDATAAHAHDATPAHAHDATSAHAHDAASPHAHGTSSADSAAPASPPAARRLYTCGMHPQVIRDQPGSCPICGMELTPIERGAPAVVGEATDTITIDPAIVQNMGVRTAEVTVGPLVRTVRATGVLAEAQPRQHDVSLRVSGWIEKLYADVEGMEVRAGDPLFELYSPELHVAIGELIAARRARGMQGGASLVATATQKLELLGVPRAEIERLARLAEPPRTVTFRSPISGHVVEKPIVEGDAVEAGTRALRIVDHSELWLDVRVFEQDVPALRLGQRARVTFVSRPGRTIEGTIDFVYPHVDPKTRTTVARMTLRNPGMQMRPGMYATVEIESELAPWALLAPREAVIDTGDEQLVFLARPGGHFEPRRVTLGPSGRDGQVQVLDGLAAGDVVVTSGQFLLDAESNVREALQRFLGAPGHVH; encoded by the coding sequence ATGAGCGCCGCGAGGTGGGCGCGGGGTGCCGTCGCGGCCGCGGCGACGTGTCTGCTCGTCCTCGGGACGCTCGCGGCGCGAACCGCCGCGCGCGCGGGCGAGACGCACGTGCACGACGCGGCGACGTCGCACGCGCACGAGGCGTCGCCGCCGAGCGCGCACGCCGCACAGACGCCGCACGCACACGAGGGCTCGTCGGCGCACGCGCCCGACGCCACGGCGGCGCACGCGCACGACGCGACACCCGCACACGCGCACGACGCGACATCTGCACATGCGCACGACGCGGCATCGCCGCACGCGCATGGCACCTCGTCCGCGGACTCCGCTGCGCCCGCCTCGCCGCCCGCGGCGCGGCGCCTCTACACCTGCGGCATGCACCCGCAGGTGATCCGCGACCAGCCGGGCAGCTGTCCGATCTGCGGCATGGAGCTGACGCCGATCGAGCGCGGCGCGCCCGCCGTGGTCGGCGAGGCGACGGACACGATCACCATCGATCCGGCGATCGTGCAGAACATGGGCGTGCGCACCGCCGAGGTGACGGTGGGACCGCTCGTGCGCACCGTGCGCGCGACCGGCGTCCTCGCCGAGGCGCAGCCGCGCCAGCACGACGTGAGCCTGCGCGTCTCGGGCTGGATCGAGAAGCTCTACGCCGACGTCGAGGGCATGGAGGTCCGCGCCGGCGATCCGCTGTTCGAGCTCTACAGCCCCGAGCTGCACGTCGCGATCGGCGAGCTGATCGCGGCGCGACGCGCGCGCGGGATGCAGGGCGGCGCGTCGCTGGTCGCGACCGCCACCCAGAAGCTCGAGCTGCTGGGCGTGCCGCGCGCCGAGATCGAGCGTCTCGCGCGTCTCGCGGAGCCGCCCCGGACGGTGACCTTCCGCAGCCCGATCTCCGGCCACGTCGTCGAGAAGCCGATCGTCGAGGGCGACGCGGTCGAGGCGGGGACGCGCGCGCTGCGCATCGTCGACCACAGCGAGCTCTGGCTCGACGTGCGCGTCTTCGAGCAGGACGTGCCGGCGCTGCGCCTCGGGCAGCGCGCGCGCGTGACGTTCGTGAGCCGGCCAGGACGGACGATCGAGGGCACGATCGACTTCGTCTACCCGCACGTCGACCCCAAGACGCGCACCACGGTCGCGCGCATGACGCTGCGCAACCCCGGCATGCAGATGCGCCCGGGGATGTATGCGACCGTCGAGATCGAGAGCGAGCTCGCGCCGTGGGCGCTGCTCGCGCCGCGCGAGGCGGTGATCGACACCGGCGACGAGCAGCTCGTGTTCCTCGCGCGCCCGGGCGGCCACTTCGAGCCGCGCCGGGTGACGCTCGGACCGAGCGGCCGCGACGGGCAGGTCCAGGTGCTCGACGGGCTCGCCGCCGGCGACGTCGTCGTCACCAGCGGGCAGTTTTTGCTCGACGCCGAGAGCAACGTGCGCGAGGCGCTGCAGCGCTTCCTCGGCGCGCCGGGCCACGTCCACTGA
- a CDS encoding TolC family protein, with translation MSRHTSLVAALLLAGCTLTTQEAARERARMESAGAVYEHDDDAARRSAPELPPRPDWRDVLRHAFLANGELEAAYYAWRAAVERIDVAAGYPNTNVELGFEYLFSGGNLTGWDRTSLSVGFDPMQNLSFPTKVMAAGRVATEEARAAGERFAAAKFALQRQVLTAWLDYALLAEQIRVQRELRDLLAIAAEGAAARVAGGRPQDELLAADVAHGHAEHELLELESQLPAARARLNALIGRSPDAPLPPPDLPEPRPLPDDALLLAVGTRANPELAALGRDVAGRAEALDLARQQYLPDINPFAGITGSMEQVVGAAITLATTIPQIQAGIREARANLRASEALARQGELDREAAFVAALLALRSAERQRAVLERHVMASAQQAAAAAERAYATGSGDFATWLAAQRTLLELRLTIAETRVARERRVAELELLAGVDAERLAALAESEEGRLALVGGTEALALTSAAGDDAATLASAHGAAGEVAR, from the coding sequence ATGTCCCGACATACGAGCCTCGTCGCGGCGCTGCTGCTCGCCGGCTGCACGCTGACGACGCAGGAGGCCGCGCGCGAGCGCGCCCGCATGGAGAGCGCCGGCGCCGTCTACGAGCACGACGACGATGCGGCGCGGCGCAGCGCTCCCGAGCTGCCGCCGCGGCCCGACTGGCGCGACGTGCTGCGCCACGCCTTTCTCGCCAACGGCGAGCTCGAGGCCGCGTACTACGCGTGGCGCGCGGCCGTCGAGCGCATCGACGTCGCGGCCGGCTACCCGAACACCAACGTCGAGCTCGGCTTCGAGTACCTGTTCTCGGGCGGCAACCTGACCGGCTGGGATCGCACGTCGCTGTCGGTTGGCTTCGACCCGATGCAGAACCTGTCGTTCCCGACCAAGGTGATGGCGGCGGGGCGGGTCGCGACCGAGGAGGCGCGCGCCGCCGGCGAGCGCTTCGCGGCGGCGAAGTTCGCGCTGCAGCGCCAGGTGCTGACGGCGTGGCTCGACTACGCGCTGCTCGCCGAGCAGATCCGCGTGCAGCGCGAGCTGCGCGATCTGCTGGCGATCGCGGCCGAAGGCGCTGCGGCGCGCGTCGCGGGAGGACGCCCGCAGGACGAGCTGCTCGCCGCCGACGTCGCGCACGGCCACGCGGAGCACGAGCTGCTCGAGCTCGAATCACAGCTCCCCGCGGCGCGCGCGCGGCTCAACGCGCTGATCGGCCGCTCGCCGGACGCGCCGCTGCCGCCGCCGGACCTGCCCGAGCCGCGGCCGCTGCCCGACGACGCGCTCCTGCTCGCCGTCGGGACGCGCGCCAACCCAGAGCTCGCGGCGCTCGGGCGCGACGTCGCGGGACGGGCCGAGGCGCTCGATCTCGCGCGCCAGCAGTACCTGCCGGACATCAATCCGTTCGCCGGCATCACCGGCAGCATGGAGCAGGTGGTCGGCGCCGCGATCACGCTCGCGACGACGATCCCGCAGATCCAGGCCGGCATCCGCGAGGCGCGCGCCAACCTGCGCGCGAGCGAGGCGCTCGCGCGGCAAGGCGAGCTCGATCGCGAGGCGGCGTTCGTCGCGGCGCTGCTCGCGCTGCGCAGCGCCGAGCGCCAGCGCGCCGTCCTCGAGCGCCACGTGATGGCGTCGGCGCAGCAGGCGGCGGCCGCCGCCGAGCGCGCGTACGCGACCGGCAGCGGCGACTTCGCCACCTGGCTCGCGGCGCAGCGCACGCTGCTCGAGCTGCGCTTGACGATCGCCGAGACGCGGGTCGCGCGCGAGCGCCGCGTCGCCGAGCTCGAGCTGCTGGCCGGCGTCGACGCCGAGCGGCTCGCGGCGCTGGCGGAGAGCGAGGAGGGCAGGCTCGCGCTGGTCGGTGGTACGGAGGCGCTGGCGCTCACGTCGGCTGCGGGAGACGACGCCGCCACGCTCGCATCGGCGCACGGCGCGGCCGGGGAGGTGGCGCGATGA